The Methanofollis sp. genome includes the window ACATGGCCGCGTCGATCGCCGAAGCACGCCCCGGTGCAGACCCCCCGTGGGTACGGGCAGAGGGGGAGTTTCGGGTTCTGCGCGAGCGAGACGGTCCCCTCCTCGCAGCCCCCGTCTTTCATAATCTCTTCGAGCCGCTGTACGGCAGTTGCAATCAGGTTCATGGTCACCTCAGGATATGGGCCTGTCCGAGAGGATCACCCTCGCCGGTGCCCCGTCGAGCCCTTTGAGACGGAGAGGGAGGGCGATCATATAATAGTCCCCTTCGACGATGCCGGAGAGGTCGAGGAGTTCGATGACCGCGACGCCCTCCCCGAGGAGGGTGCGGTGGACGGTGCCGTCGCCGTCGAAAGCCTCGATGGAGGGGGAGTCGATCCCGATGCAGGCGACCCCGGCGTCCGCGAGGAAAGCCGCGGCGTCCGCGGTCAGGTGCGGGTAACCCGGATCGAACGCAGTCTCTTCTGAGGACCATGTCTTCAGGAGAACTTTTTTTGCATCGCCGATCCGCTCTTCGAGATCCTCCCGCGTGATCGCGGTTCGGGTCCCGAGGTCGACGACCCGGCACCTCCCGACGAGCCTTTCGAGGGGGATGGCGTCGACTGTCCCTCCCTCATCCTTCAGGTAGTGGGAAGGGGCGTCGATATGGGTGCCGGTGTGGGTGCAGAGGGAGAGAAGGGTGATGACATAGTCCTCATGCTCCTCTCTCGTGAACGACGGCTTCGGGTCGCCGCCGGGAA containing:
- a CDS encoding cyclase family protein, yielding MFYDITRELSEEILVFPGGDPKPSFTREEHEDYVITLLSLCTHTGTHIDAPSHYLKDEGGTVDAIPLERLVGRCRVVDLGTRTAITREDLEERIGDAKKVLLKTWSSEETAFDPGYPHLTADAAAFLADAGVACIGIDSPSIEAFDGDGTVHRTLLGEGVAVIELLDLSGIVEGDYYMIALPLRLKGLDGAPARVILSDRPIS